The DNA region GTTCCTCGTGTTCGACGTCCAGCGACCGTTGTTCGCCATCGATGGTGGCTTCGAGCGCCGGTTCGAGTTCGCCACACGTCTCCGCGGAAAACAGTTCGTAGATGGTCTCTCCAACCATATCAGCGGCTCGTCGCCCGGAGAACGGGAGGGTCTCGGGTCCGACCAGCCGGTACCGAAGGTCCGCGTCGAACAGCACGAGAACCCCGTTCGGGAAGTTCTCGACGATGACGCGGCGGCCACCGGGAGGCTCGATTACATAGTCATCTGATTCTTCCAATCTCCTGTAATTATAGGACATGATGCATATAAGGATGCTGGCTTATAAGATTTCGAAAAATGACCTGAATTTCGAATACGATGTGGCTCTGACTTTAGAACCAGCACGATTCGGTCGATGTGTGGCTCCAAATCGCCTTCAGGTGTCTGGGTAATCCTGATGAGGTACTGAGAACTTAGGAGAACCTAACATTTAGGTAATGTGAAAATATTAACTAGGTCAATGCGTGACACCGTTGAATTGCCCCCCTTGCTGGCTGATCTGGATGTCGGTATCGTCGTTCATGACCCCGGGCAGGGAGTGATCTTGGGGGCCAACGAGCGGACCGAGGACCTCTACGGGTACTCGAGTTCGGAACTCCGGACAATGACTATCGCTGATTTCACCGCACCATCGACGCGGTTCTCACAGGACGAAGCAGTGCGTCGAATACGGCGAGCTGCTGACGGTGACCAGCAGGTATTCGAGTGGCGTATCGAACGGAATAACGGGGAACGGCGATGGTTACGGGTACATCTCACCCGGACAACCATCGACGCGGCGACATACGTCATCGCACAGGTGACAGATATCACGGAGTACAGGGCCCGCGAGCGCCGGTTGCGACTTCTGAGCCGCATCCTGCGGCACAACCTCCGAAACCGGATGACCGTCCTCATGGGCTACGCTGACACCGTCCGCGGAGCCATCGAGGACGAGTCGGTGGAGGACGAACTCGAGACCATCGTCGACATCACGAGGGAGGTAGGGACGCTCAGCAAGTCGGTACGGCAACTCGAGGAGATTGCGAACCCGGATGTGACCGAGCGACGCCACTTCGATCTTCGGCAGGTCGTCGAGGACGTCGTCCAGACGGTCGAACCGGAGTACACCGACATCGACATCACTGTCGCGGGGGCCGCCGAAGTTCTGGTGGTCGCCGACGAAGGCCTCACCTATGCCGTCGAACAGGGTCTCCGGAACGCCATCGAGCACAACGACCAAGAGACCCCGGTCGTCTCCATCACCATCGAGAGGAATGAGGCGGAAGCAGCAGGTGAGATACGGATCGCGGACAACGGGCCACCGATTCCACCGAGCGAGATAGAGGTTCTGGACGACGAGGTCGAGACTAACAGCACGTACCACGGGTCCGGGGTTGGTCTCTGGGTGATGCAGTGGTGTCTCACGTCTCTCGGGGGCGAACTGCGGTTCGAGGAGAACGACCCACGAGGCAACGTCGTGTCGATGCTGCTCCCGAGAGCCGACGGGGAATAGCGTGTTTGCGAACGCTGGTGTGCTGTTCGTGGCTCACCCAACCGTCAATCCAGGTTCGCGGGCTTCAGCACGCCAGCCTCGTCTCCCTCGGGTTCCACCGGTAGCGTCGGTTCGCCGCCTCGGAGCTGTGGCCGGATCCAGTCGTGGGTGTTCACCACGCTGTCTTCGACCGTTTCGCCCGCCTCGGTCACGACCCTGATACCGTCCTCTCGGAGCCGGCTCACCGACACTTGCTCGCCGTACTCGCGGATAGGCCCGAAGGCGATGAACCGGCCGGCGTCGCCGGCGGCGGTCAGGCCGACCGCCCCGAGTGCGCCGATGACGCCGTCGCCGGTGCCGCCGTACTCGTCGAGGAACACGTCGGCGGCCGCGGCCACCTCGTACGCCTCGGCCTTCTCGACCACG from Haloarchaeobius amylolyticus includes:
- a CDS encoding PAS domain-containing sensor histidine kinase; translated protein: MRDTVELPPLLADLDVGIVVHDPGQGVILGANERTEDLYGYSSSELRTMTIADFTAPSTRFSQDEAVRRIRRAADGDQQVFEWRIERNNGERRWLRVHLTRTTIDAATYVIAQVTDITEYRARERRLRLLSRILRHNLRNRMTVLMGYADTVRGAIEDESVEDELETIVDITREVGTLSKSVRQLEEIANPDVTERRHFDLRQVVEDVVQTVEPEYTDIDITVAGAAEVLVVADEGLTYAVEQGLRNAIEHNDQETPVVSITIERNEAEAAGEIRIADNGPPIPPSEIEVLDDEVETNSTYHGSGVGLWVMQWCLTSLGGELRFEENDPRGNVVSMLLPRADGE